One window of Silene latifolia isolate original U9 population unplaced genomic scaffold, ASM4854445v1 scaffold_88, whole genome shotgun sequence genomic DNA carries:
- the LOC141640544 gene encoding protein LIGHT-DEPENDENT SHORT HYPOCOTYLS 1-like produces MNFMATTDLGGTSNNMYGNYDGYGPAPFSTTTNNNNNNAISGPDSSGSSEQLGSRVVQPVPSRYENQKRRDWNTFSQYLRSHRPPLPLNLCGGAQVLEFLRYLDQFGKTKVHNHACPYFGIPNPPAPCPCPLRQAWGSLDALVGRLRAAYEENGGRPETNPFGARAVRLFLREVRDYQAKARGVSYEKKRKRPPPKQKPIEMPLPSSPTN; encoded by the coding sequence ATGAACTTCATGGCCACTACTGATCTGGGTGGTACCTCTAATAATATGTATGGCAACTATGATGGATACGGTCCGGCGCCGTTtagcaccaccaccaacaacaacaacaacaacgccaTCTCGGGTCCGGATTCATCTGGGAGTAGCGAGCAGCTGGGCTCAAGAGTGGTTCAACCGGTTCCTAGCAGGTACGAGAACCAGAAGAGGAGAGACTGGAACACGTTTAGCCAGTACCTGAGGAGCCACAGGCCTCCGCTACCTTTAAATTTGTGCGGTGGAGCTCAAGTGCTGGAGTTCCTCAGGTACTTGGATCAGTTCGGGAAGACCAAAGTACATAACCATGCTTGTCCGTACTTTGGTATCCCAAACCCTCCAGCCCCATGCCCCTGCCCACTTAGGCAGGCGTGGGGTAGTTTAGATGCCCTTGTAGGCCGCCTTCGTGCGGCGTACGAGGAGAATGGTGGTCGGCCTGAGACTAACCCGTTTGGGGCTCGAGCTGTCCGCCTGTTCTTAAGGGAGGTGAGGGATTATCAGGCGAAAGCCAGAGGTGTTAGCTATGAGAAGAAGCGGAAGCGGCCTCCTCCCAAGCAAAAGCCTATAGAGATGCCTCTACCATCATCTCCTACTAATTAG